In Puntigrus tetrazona isolate hp1 chromosome 7, ASM1883169v1, whole genome shotgun sequence, the following are encoded in one genomic region:
- the LOC122348765 gene encoding collagen alpha-1(XXV) chain-like isoform X1, whose product MYLSQGEKGDVGDPGPRGPYGLPGAAGTPGMDGLPGLKGDKGNMGERGEKGFRGFKGEKGEPGQPGLDGLDAPCQLGPDGLPMPGCWQKGVTPWLVA is encoded by the exons ATGTACCTGTCACAGGGTGAGAAGGGTGATGTGGGTGATCCTGGACCTAGAGGGCCATATGGGTTACCT gGAGCTGCTGGAACACCTGGAATGGAT GGGTTACCAGGCTTAAAGGGAGACAAGGGCAACATGGGGGAAAGAGGAGAAAAG GGTTTCCGGGGCTTTAAGGGTGAAAAGGGCGAACCAGGTCAGCCTGGCCTGGATGGGCTGGATGCCCCGTGCCAATTG GGTCCAGATGGACTCCCAATGCCTGGATGTTGGCAGAAG GGTGTCACTCCTTGGCTGGTGGCTTGA
- the LOC122348765 gene encoding collagen alpha-1(XXV) chain-like isoform X3: MYLSQGEKGDVGDPGPRGPYGLPGAAGTPGMDGLPGLKGDKGNMGERGEKGFRGFKGEKGEPGQPGLDGLDAPCQLGPDGLPMPGCWQK; encoded by the exons ATGTACCTGTCACAGGGTGAGAAGGGTGATGTGGGTGATCCTGGACCTAGAGGGCCATATGGGTTACCT gGAGCTGCTGGAACACCTGGAATGGAT GGGTTACCAGGCTTAAAGGGAGACAAGGGCAACATGGGGGAAAGAGGAGAAAAG GGTTTCCGGGGCTTTAAGGGTGAAAAGGGCGAACCAGGTCAGCCTGGCCTGGATGGGCTGGATGCCCCGTGCCAATTG GGTCCAGATGGACTCCCAATGCCTGGATGTTGGCAGAAG TGA
- the LOC122348765 gene encoding uncharacterized protein LOC122348765 isoform X2, with protein sequence MWVILDLEGHMGYLELLEHLEWMVSGALRVKRANQVSLAWMGWMPRANWVQMDSQCLDVGRSDRSNTKRMEFVNKASVFFFSGNEHHEVFT encoded by the exons ATGTGGGTGATCCTGGACCTAGAGGGCCATATGGGTTACCT gGAGCTGCTGGAACACCTGGAATGGAT GGTTTCCGGGGCTTTAAGGGTGAAAAGGGCGAACCAGGTCAGCCTGGCCTGGATGGGCTGGATGCCCCGTGCCAATTG GGTCCAGATGGACTCCCAATGCCTGGATGTTGGCAGAAG TGATCGGTCTAACACAAAACGCATGGAGTTTGTAAATAAggcttcagttttttttttttcgggaaATGAACATCATGAAGTTTTCACGTAG
- the LOC122349278 gene encoding LOW QUALITY PROTEIN: ethanolamine-phosphate phospho-lyase-like (The sequence of the model RefSeq protein was modified relative to this genomic sequence to represent the inferred CDS: inserted 1 base in 1 codon), with the protein MATENLDKQKTIALRKKHVGPSCKVFFSHDPIKIVRARGQYMYNEKDEKYLDCINNVAHVGHCHPDVVEAGAKQMEFLNTNSRFLHDNLVLYAQRLQATLPEKLSVCYFVNSGSEANDLALRLAWQYTGHKDIITLENAYHGHVSSLIDISPYKFHQMAGAEPSQHVHVALSPDIYRGTYCEDHPDPAMAYAENVKDIIEQAHKKGRKIAAFIAESLQSCGGQVIPPAGYFQKVAQHVRNAGGIFIADEVQVGFGRVGTHFWAFQLQGEDFVPDIVTMGKPIGNGHPMSCVITTREVAESFMSSGMEYFNTFGGNPVSCAIGLAVLDVIEXEDLQGNALHVGGYLTQLLDDLKKRHPLVGDVRGRGLFIGLELVRNRDKRTPATAEAQDVIYRLKEQRILLSADGPHRNVLKFKPPMCFSREDAELVVEKIDQILTDLEKTLGLQMSEAVISENGHTKRKEPSDENGLVHPSNGSSHKRTGTLPHDKKTKRLKSK; encoded by the exons ATGGCAACGGAAAACTTAGATAAGCAGAAAACTATCGCTCTCCGAAAGAAACATGTTGG ACCGTCCTGCAAAGTGTTCTTCAGTCATGACCCTATTAAGATTGTGAGAGCAAGAGGACAGTACATGTACaacgaaaaagatgagaaaTACCTGGACTGCATAAATAACGTTGCACACG TGGGTCATTGCCATCCAGATGTGGTTGAAGCAGGAGCAAAACAAATGGAGTTTCTCAACACCAACTCTCGCTTCCTACATGACAATCTGGTCCTGTATGCTCAGCGTCTCCAAGCCACTCTTCCTGAAAAGCTCTCCGTGTGCTACTTTGTCAACTCAGG GTCTGAGGCAAATGATCTGGCCCTAAGGCTGGCCTGGCAGTACACCGGCCACAAAGACATCATCACACTAGAGAA TGCCTACCACGGTCATGTGTCATCGCTCATTGATATCAGTCCATATAAGTTTCATCAGATGGCTGGTGCAGAGCCAAGCCAACATGTGCACGTG GCTCTCAGTCCAGACATTTATAGAGGCACATACTGTGAGGACCACCCTGACCCAGCCATGGCCTATGCTGAAAATGTCAAAGATATAATCGAGCAGGCCCATAAAAAGGGACGTAAG ATTGCCGCTTTTATCGCCGAGTCACTGCAGAGTTGCGGAGGGCAGGTCATTCCTCCAGCGGGATATTTCCAGAAAGTGGCACA GCATGTGAGAAATGCAGGAGGCATTTTCATTGCTGATGAGGTCCAGGTGGGCTTTGGCAGGGTGGGCACCCACTTCTGGGCCTTCCAGCTGCAGGGAGAAGATTTTGTACCAGATATTGTTACAATGGGCAAACCTATTGGAAACGGCCATCCGATGTCATGTGTGATCACCACCAGAGAGGTCGCCGAAAGCTTCATGTCATCTGGAATGGAGTACTTCAACACA TTTGGTGGTAACCCAGTATCATGTGCTATTGGACTGGCGGTGCTGGATGTAATTG AGGAAGATCTCCAAGGCAATGCCCTGCACGTCGGAGGTTACCTGACTCAGCTTTTGGATGATCTAAAGAAAAGACACCCTTTGGTGGGTGATGTGAG GGGGCGTGGCCTGTTTATTGGGTTGGAGCTGGTAAGAAACCGGGATAAGAGGACACCTGCCACAGCTGAAGCTCAAGATGTTATTTACAG actaaaAGAGCAGCGGATACTGCTCAGTGCTGATGGCCCACACCGCAACGTTCTGAAGTTCAAGCCTCCCATGTGCTTCTCCAGAGAGGATGCTGAACTCGTCGTGGAGAAGATTGACCAAATTCTGACAG ACCTAGAAAAGACTTTGGGCCTCCAAATGTCTGAAGCGGTAATCTCAGAGAATGGACACACCAAGAGAAAG GAACCCAGTGATGAAAACGGCCTCGTTCACCCTTCGAATGGCAGCAGCCACAAGCGCACCGGCACACTACCTCatgacaaaaaaaccaaaaggcTAAAATCCAAATGA
- the LOC122349279 gene encoding oligosaccharyltransferase complex subunit ostc, producing METLFSLPFTVLECPNIKLKKPSWLHMPSAMTVYAVVIVSYFLITGGIIYDVIVEPPSVGSMTDEHGHQRPVAFLAYRVNGQYIMEGLASSFLFTMGGLGFIILDRSNAPNIPKLNRFLLLFIGFVSVLLSFFMARVFMRMKLPGYLMG from the exons ATGGAGACTCTCTTTAGCCTACCGTTCACCGTACTGGAATGTCCGAACATCAAACTCAAAAAACCCTCATGGCTACATATGCCTTCTGCAATGACCGTATATGCCGTCGTGATCGTTTCATATTTTCTCATTACCGGTG GCATCATATATGATGTGATCGTTGAACCTCCAAGTGTGGGATCCATGACGGATGAGCACGGGCACCAGAGGCCAGTGGCTTTCCTGGCGTACAG AGTGAATGGACAGTACATTATGGAGGGGTTGGCTTCCAGCTTCCTCTTCACCATGGGAGGCCTTGGCTTCATCATTTTGGATCGGTCTAATGCGCCCAACATTCCCAAGCTCAACCGTTTCCTTCTGCTCTTCATCGGCTTCGTCAGTGTGCTTCTGAGCTTCTTTATGGCCAGAGTCTTCATGAGAATGAAACTACC tgGTTATCTCATGGGTTAA